TCGGGACGCAGGTCGCCGCCGACGGCGAGCAGGCCATTCACCGCCTCGGTCGGCGGGGGGAACACCAGCTCCTTGGTGAGGCGATAGATCGGCACGGGACGCACGCTAGAACGCAGGGGCCGTCGCGTGAAGCGCCGGCAAGGCCGGAACGCGAAGTTTCCCCGCTGCACCCGGACGCTCACTTGCTTGGGAAACGGTGACGGTGATCGGTTCTCGGGGATCGGCGCCGATCACCGCACGCCGATCACCTGTACCGTTCCCCAAGTACGCGCGCGTCGGAGTCACTGCGGGAAACGTCGCACCCGGGCCACTTGCGCTACATAAGCTCCCACGCGCGGACCGGAGCCCTCGTGAAGCTCGACCACATCCACGTTGTGATGCTCAGGACCCAGCTCCCCGCCAACCTCGGCGCCGCCGCACGCGCGATGAAGAACTTCGGCCTCTCGCGCCTCACCCTGGTGGCGCCACGCACCTCGGATCTGCCCGCAGCGCGCGCCGTCGCCGTCCACGCCGAGGACATCATCGATCGCGCGCGCATCGTCGCGAGCCTCGCCGACGCGCTCGCCGACGCCCGCTGGATCGTGGGCACCACCAACCGCCCCATCGCTGGCCAGCGCCAGCTCGCGCCGCCTGCGTTCGCCGAGGAAGCCGCCGCGCGCAGCCACGAAGGCGAGGTCGCGCTCCTCTTCGGCGACGAGCAGAGCGGCCTCTCCAACGCCGATCTCCTCGCCTGCCACGACGCCTCGACCATCCCCACCGAGAAGGAGCAGCCCTCGCTCAACCTCGCCCAGGCCGTCGTGGTGTACGCCAACGCGCTCTTTGGCCACGCGGCCGCGCCGCCGCCGCCGGAGCGCGAAGCGCGCGCCACCGAGAAGTCGCTGAGCGAGGTGGAGCGGGCGTTGCGCGACCTGCTCCATGCCTCGAAGTTTCCGGATCCGGATCGGCCGGGGCACGGCGTGGCCAAGCTGTCGCAGACACTCCGGCGGAGCGGCCTGACGGACGCCGAAGCGCGGCTCTGGCAAGCGGCCCTTCGGCAGGTGGAGCAGCGGCTGATCCGCAAATCCTGAGTCGAGGGGCTGGAAGCGACCCTTCAGGATGACCTGCGTGTCCGTGGCCGTTCCATGACAGTCGTCAAAGACAATCACGTTGACATGTACGTCCACAGCTTGGGCCACTTTCACCCGGAGACGGTGCTCGACAACCGCTTCCTCGAGTCCCTCGACATCGGGACCGACGACGCTTGGATCACCGAGCGCGTGGGCATTCGCACGCGCCACACCGTCTTGCCGCTGGACTACATCCGCAGCACGCGCAACGCCGACCCGCGCGCCGCCCTCGAGGCCGCCACGCTCTCCAACGCGGAGACCGGCGCCCGCGCCGCACGCCTGGCGCTCGAGCGCGCGGGGCTGAAGCCCTCCGACATCGGCATGGTGGTGGCGGGCGGCTGCTCGCCCGACGAGTGCATCCCCGCCGAGGCCAACCGCATCGCCGAGAAGCTGGGCGTCGACGCGCCCTCGTTCGATCTCTCGGCCGCCTGCAGCTCCTTCGGCGCGCAGCTGCACTTCCTCACCGGCATGCGGCCCGAGCGGCTGCCCGAGTTCGTGCTGGTGGTGAACCCCGAGAACTCCACGCGCGTGGTCGACTATCGCGATCGCTCGAGCTGCGTGCTCTGGGGCGACGGCACCAGCGCCGCCATCCTCTCCCCGCGCACGCCCGGCCGCTTCCGAATCGCCGAGACGCTCCTCGGCGGCGATCCCGCCGGTGCCGACAAGGTCAAAGTCCCGCGCATGGGCCACTTCTGGCAGCAGGGCGCGGCGGTGCAGACCTTCGCCATCAAGCGCGCGAGCGAGACCTTCAGCGAGCTGCGGAAGCGCTGGCTGGCGGCGAAGCCGGACCGCAAGCCGGACGGCCTCACGCTCATCGGCCACCAGGCCAATCTGCGGATGCTCGAGGCGGTGGCACGGCGCTGCGAGGTCGCGCCGGAGCGTCACATCTACAATGTTGATCGCCGCGGCAACACCGGCGCGAGCGGCGCGCCCTCGGTGCTCAGCGAGAAGTGGGACGACCCGAACCTGCCCAGCGACATCGCGCTCTGCGTGGTCGGCTCCGGGCTGACCTGGGCCGGCGTGCTCCTCGAGCGCACCTAGCCACCGCAGTTAGGCCTTCTCACCTTCCGTGCTCCACGGGCCGCGGAAGCCCGCGCGCGTGAGGATCTGCGCGAAGTCCTTCTTGAGCGGCGAGCGATCGTAGGCCTCCTGCGGCTCGACGATTCCCGCCTTCACCAGATCCAGCATCGAGTCGGAGATGCTCTGCATGCCCAGGCCGCGGCCGGTCTGCATGGCGCTGTTGATCTGGAAGGTCTTCCCCTCGCGGATGAGGTTGGCGATGGCGCTGGTGACGATGAGGATCTCCAGCGCAGCCACGCGCCCGCCGCCCTTCTTCTTGAGCAGCGTCTGCGCGACCACCCCCTTGAGCGACTCGCTGAGCATGGTGCGGATCTGGCTCTGACGGTCGGCCGGGAACTGGTCGATGATGCGGTCGATGGTCGAGGCCGCAGTGTTGGTGTGCAGCGTGCCGAAGACGAGGTGGCCGGTCTCCGCGGTCTCGATGGCGATGGCCACGGTCTCGAGATCTCGCATCTCGCCCACGAGCACGATGTCCGGGTCCTCGCGCAGGGCGGCGCGGAGCGCGCTCTTGAAGCTCTTGGTGCTCTTGCCCACCTCGCGCTGGTTCACCAGGCAGCCCTTGTCGGGATGCACGAACTCGACGGGATCCTCGATGGTGATGATGTGGTCGCTGCGATGGGTGTTGATGGAATCGATCATCGCCGCGAGCGTGGTGCTCTTGCCGCTGCCCGTGGGCCCGGTGACGACCACCAGCCCCTTCTCGAGCTCGCACAGATCCATCACCGCCTTGGGCAAGCGGAGCTGCTCGGCGGTGAGGATCTTCGTCGGAATCTGCCGGAACACGGCGCCCACGCCCGCGAGATCGCGGAAGACGTTGCAGCGGAAGCGCGCCTGGCCCGGGAGCTCGTAGGCGAAGTCGGTGTCGTTGGTGGCGTCGAACTCCTCGCGGTTCTCGGCCGGCATGATGGCGCGCACGATCTGCTGGAGCTGGTTCGGCTCGAGCGCCAGGCGGCCCTTGATCGACCGGATCTCGCCGTCGACGCGCAGCATGGGCTCCTTGCCGCTCTTGAGGTGCAGGTCCGACGCCTTGGCGTTGACCATCAGCTGGAAGAGCTCCTCCATCGGCGCCACATCGTCGCCGCCGCCAAAGTCCGCGGGAGAGACGCTCGAGCGCGGCATCGGCGCCGGGCGCGCGGCGGGCATGGGCAGGGGCGCTGCGCGTGGAGCTGGGGCGGCGGGCGCAGGAACGGCGGCGGAGATGGCGGGCACGGGTGCAGCGGGCGGCGTGGAAGAGAAGATGGAGAAGCCGTCGTCGTCATCGCCGAACGCGGGCGCGGCCGGTGCTGCGGGCGCGGGCGTCGGAGGGAGCGGCGGTGCGGCGGGCGTGGCGAAGGGATCGCCACCGGTCTCGTCGAAGGTCTGGGCCCGGTTGTCGAGCATGTCGTAGCTCGCCCCGGTGGTCTCGGCTTCGGGCGGCGCGAGCTCCACGCGCGCGTCGAGACCGCCGCCATCGGCCTGGGTGACGTTGATGCGCATCGCGCCGATCGGGCTCGCGTAGCGGAAATCGGCGGGCGTGCCGGGCAAGAGGCCGTGGTGGAAGCCGTTGCCGAGCACCTCGGCGAGCAGGGCCTGGATCTGGTCGCTCGTGGCGGGCTTGTTGGAGACCGTCTTCGGCGTGCCGGCGATGAGCACGGACACGTTCGCGCCGGTCTTGAAGACGAGCGCCTCGGCCTTCTGCTTCTGCATGGCCTCCAGGTAGCGATCCAGGAGCGGCACGCGACCACCTCGCACGATGAGTCGCAATGCTTTCGGATCCGCCGCCAACCAGCAAGGACCAACGGGCCTGCCGCTGGGCGCCCTCGACCGGGCACCAGCCACCCACCCGCGGCCGAAGATGGATCCGGATCCGGATCTGCGATTTAGGCGTCGCTGGGCGCGCCGGCCGCGAGGTACTTGCGGATCCGCTCGACCGCCGCGGCGTTGATTCGCAAGAACCGCACGCCGATGCCCGCGCCATCGCCGACGCTCTGGCGGTACAGCACCTCGCACGTGGCGTGGATCTCCGTGCCCTCGAGCCGGAACTCGAGCTCGGTGCGCGCACCCACCGCCAGGTTGCGACCCGCAAAGAACAACCCACCCGTGGACAGGTTGTGCACCGTGCCCTTGTGGTAACCGCGCGAGCCCAGAACCCGGCCGGAGATGGCGCAG
This genomic interval from Deltaproteobacteria bacterium contains the following:
- a CDS encoding ketoacyl-ACP synthase III, which gives rise to MYVHSLGHFHPETVLDNRFLESLDIGTDDAWITERVGIRTRHTVLPLDYIRSTRNADPRAALEAATLSNAETGARAARLALERAGLKPSDIGMVVAGGCSPDECIPAEANRIAEKLGVDAPSFDLSAACSSFGAQLHFLTGMRPERLPEFVLVVNPENSTRVVDYRDRSSCVLWGDGTSAAILSPRTPGRFRIAETLLGGDPAGADKVKVPRMGHFWQQGAAVQTFAIKRASETFSELRKRWLAAKPDRKPDGLTLIGHQANLRMLEAVARRCEVAPERHIYNVDRRGNTGASGAPSVLSEKWDDPNLPSDIALCVVGSGLTWAGVLLERT
- a CDS encoding type IV pilus twitching motility protein PilT, with product MEELFQLMVNAKASDLHLKSGKEPMLRVDGEIRSIKGRLALEPNQLQQIVRAIMPAENREEFDATNDTDFAYELPGQARFRCNVFRDLAGVGAVFRQIPTKILTAEQLRLPKAVMDLCELEKGLVVVTGPTGSGKSTTLAAMIDSINTHRSDHIITIEDPVEFVHPDKGCLVNQREVGKSTKSFKSALRAALREDPDIVLVGEMRDLETVAIAIETAETGHLVFGTLHTNTAASTIDRIIDQFPADRQSQIRTMLSESLKGVVAQTLLKKKGGGRVAALEILIVTSAIANLIREGKTFQINSAMQTGRGLGMQSISDSMLDLVKAGIVEPQEAYDRSPLKKDFAQILTRAGFRGPWSTEGEKA
- a CDS encoding PilZ domain-containing protein, translated to MTGRKSRKNARVDCAISGRVLGSRGYHKGTVHNLSTGGLFFAGRNLAVGARTELEFRLEGTEIHATCEVLYRQSVGDGAGIGVRFLRINAAAVERIRKYLAAGAPSDA
- a CDS encoding rRNA methyltransferase, with amino-acid sequence MLRTQLPANLGAAARAMKNFGLSRLTLVAPRTSDLPAARAVAVHAEDIIDRARIVASLADALADARWIVGTTNRPIAGQRQLAPPAFAEEAAARSHEGEVALLFGDEQSGLSNADLLACHDASTIPTEKEQPSLNLAQAVVVYANALFGHAAAPPPPEREARATEKSLSEVERALRDLLHASKFPDPDRPGHGVAKLSQTLRRSGLTDAEARLWQAALRQVEQRLIRKS